The Acidobacteriota bacterium genome has a segment encoding these proteins:
- a CDS encoding integron integrase, which produces MQPPNLSRNAHPSREARPGSIPGALTASGPPTAPHDGPPAEPRPPKLLDQVRLACRIRHLSDRTEEAYVGWIRRFILFHNKRHPGTMAAPDVALFLSSLATDHHVSASTQNQALSALLFLYRVIINRDLDPLPTVVRAHTPLRLPVVLSVDEVRLVLAHLHGTPRLVALLLYGAGLRLSECLDLRIKDVDVARNQISVRQGKGRKDRQTVLPTSAQQPLSIHLEEVRRIHNDDLRLGFGRAVLPDALAAKFPNADRSWPWQFVFPASRVCRDTRWGEPTRFHLHESVIQRAVIEAVRAAGLTKRATCHSLRHSFATHLLESGYDIRTVQELLGHRDVATTMIYTHVLMRGALGVRSPADGL; this is translated from the coding sequence ATGCAGCCACCCAATCTCTCCCGGAACGCCCACCCATCCCGCGAAGCCAGGCCGGGTTCGATCCCGGGCGCGCTGACGGCGTCAGGACCACCGACTGCCCCGCACGACGGCCCACCTGCCGAACCTCGTCCGCCCAAACTCCTCGACCAGGTGCGTTTGGCATGCCGCATCCGGCACCTGAGCGACCGGACGGAAGAAGCGTACGTCGGCTGGATCCGACGGTTCATCCTCTTCCACAACAAGCGCCACCCAGGTACCATGGCGGCACCCGACGTGGCCTTGTTCCTGTCGTCGCTCGCAACCGACCACCACGTCAGCGCCTCGACCCAGAACCAGGCCCTCTCCGCGTTGCTCTTTCTCTATCGCGTCATCATCAACCGCGATCTCGATCCACTGCCCACCGTGGTCCGTGCACATACCCCGCTCCGTCTTCCGGTGGTCCTCTCGGTCGACGAAGTGCGGCTCGTCCTGGCCCATCTCCATGGCACGCCGAGATTGGTCGCCCTCCTGCTCTACGGAGCCGGTCTCCGACTCTCGGAATGTCTCGATCTGCGCATCAAAGACGTGGATGTCGCCCGCAACCAGATCAGTGTCAGGCAGGGCAAGGGTCGCAAGGATCGCCAGACGGTCCTGCCCACCTCCGCCCAACAGCCCCTGTCGATTCATTTGGAAGAGGTGCGCCGCATACACAATGATGACCTGCGCCTGGGCTTCGGCAGGGCCGTGTTGCCCGACGCCCTGGCCGCGAAGTTCCCGAACGCGGACAGGTCATGGCCGTGGCAGTTCGTCTTCCCCGCTTCGCGCGTGTGCAGGGATACTCGATGGGGCGAACCGACGCGCTTTCACCTGCACGAATCCGTCATTCAACGCGCAGTCATCGAGGCGGTGCGCGCCGCAGGTCTCACAAAGCGCGCAACCTGTCACTCGCTCCGGCACTCGTTCGCCACACATCTCCTGGAAAGCGGCTACGACATCCGCACGGTGCAGGAACTGCTGGGACATCGCGATGTCGCCACCACGATGATCTACACGCACGTCTTGATGCGGGGTGCGCTCGGTGTGCGAAGCCCGGCGGACGGCCTCTGA